One Serpentinicella alkaliphila DNA segment encodes these proteins:
- a CDS encoding glutamine--tRNA ligase/YqeY domain fusion protein: MENKTTSSNFIRNIVIKDLESGKHKEIITRFPPEPNGYLHIGHAKAIVLNFELADEFKGKTNLRFDDTNPTKEDTEYVESIKEDVKWLGFDWDNLYFASDYFEEMYDRAVLLIKKGKAFVCDLNAEEIRAHRGTLTEPGKESPYRNRSVEENLDLFERMRNGEFKDGVKVLRAKIDMSSPNINMRDPVIYRIVHAHHHNTGDKWCIYPMYDYAHPLEDAIEDITHSICTLEFEDHRPLYDWVVRECEMKSQPQQIEFARLNVTNTVMSKRKLKLLVDEGVVDGWDDPRMPTIAGLRRKGYTPEALRNFCREIGVAKNNSVVDEQMLEHFIREDLNSKAPRTMAVLKPLKVVITNYPEGQVEMLDAENNPDDVTAGTRQIPFSREIYVEQEDFMENPPSKYFRLFPGNEVRLKHAYFIKCEEVIKDSDGNVVELRCTYDQETKSGSGFTGRKVKGTLHWVDANNSMPAEFRLYEPLILDGQEESDNFLDNINPNSLEIVEGFVELNMKDAKPQDKFQLFRHGYFNVDPKNTTNGKLVFNRIVSLKSSFKL, encoded by the coding sequence ATGGAGAACAAGACAACAAGCTCTAACTTTATTAGAAATATCGTAATTAAAGATTTAGAATCTGGTAAGCATAAGGAAATTATTACACGTTTTCCACCAGAGCCTAATGGCTATTTACATATTGGACATGCGAAAGCAATTGTACTGAACTTTGAATTGGCAGATGAGTTTAAAGGAAAAACAAACCTAAGATTTGATGATACAAATCCTACTAAAGAGGATACTGAATATGTAGAGTCAATTAAAGAAGATGTTAAGTGGCTTGGTTTTGATTGGGATAACCTATACTTTGCATCAGATTACTTTGAAGAAATGTATGATAGGGCAGTGCTACTTATTAAAAAAGGGAAGGCCTTTGTTTGTGATTTAAATGCAGAGGAGATTAGAGCTCACAGAGGGACATTGACGGAGCCAGGAAAAGAAAGCCCTTATAGAAACAGATCCGTTGAAGAAAATTTAGATTTATTTGAACGAATGAGAAATGGAGAATTTAAGGATGGTGTAAAGGTTTTAAGAGCCAAAATTGACATGTCATCTCCTAATATAAATATGAGAGATCCAGTTATTTATAGAATAGTACATGCACATCATCATAATACAGGTGATAAGTGGTGTATATATCCTATGTATGATTACGCCCATCCATTAGAGGATGCAATTGAAGATATTACTCATTCAATTTGCACATTAGAATTTGAAGATCATAGGCCATTATATGATTGGGTTGTAAGAGAATGTGAGATGAAAAGTCAACCTCAACAAATCGAATTTGCAAGATTGAATGTTACTAATACGGTAATGAGTAAAAGAAAGTTAAAGTTGCTTGTAGATGAAGGTGTAGTTGATGGGTGGGATGACCCGAGAATGCCAACAATTGCTGGTTTAAGAAGAAAGGGGTATACACCCGAAGCTTTACGTAATTTTTGTAGGGAAATCGGAGTTGCTAAAAATAATAGCGTAGTAGATGAACAAATGTTAGAGCATTTTATTAGGGAAGATTTAAATTCAAAGGCACCAAGAACAATGGCAGTACTTAAACCACTTAAGGTAGTAATTACAAACTATCCAGAAGGTCAAGTAGAAATGTTAGATGCTGAAAATAACCCTGATGATGTAACAGCAGGAACTAGACAAATACCTTTTTCCAGAGAAATATATGTAGAGCAAGAGGACTTTATGGAGAATCCTCCAAGCAAATATTTTAGATTATTTCCAGGTAATGAAGTACGTCTAAAGCATGCATATTTTATTAAGTGTGAAGAAGTGATTAAGGATTCTGACGGAAATGTAGTGGAGCTTCGTTGTACTTATGATCAAGAAACTAAAAGTGGTTCTGGGTTTACAGGTAGAAAAGTTAAGGGTACTCTTCATTGGGTTGATGCAAATAACTCGATGCCAGCAGAATTCAGGCTATATGAACCATTAATATTAGATGGTCAAGAAGAAAGTGATAACTTTTTAGATAATATTAATCCAAACTCTTTAGAAATAGTGGAAGGTTTTGTAGAATTAAATATGAAGGATGCAAAACCGCAGGATAAATTCCAATTGTTTAGACATGGATATTTCAATGTAGATCCTAAAAACACAACTAATGGAAAGTTAGTATTTAATAGAATAGTTTCATTAAAAAGTTCATTTAAACTTTAA
- the queG gene encoding tRNA epoxyqueuosine(34) reductase QueG codes for MKETLREYCLNLNIDSVGIAPIGPYGELKKILMARVNSNHLTGLEEQNIELRIDPKLTMAEAKSIIVCLFPYYICEQLESNLSKYTYGKDYHIVIKEKLDSIGQFLTNKIEGFKFQSYVDTGPLSDRYLAYLAGLGYFGINSHIITDKYGSYVFIGYIINNYYFEPDKPIEKTCIKCCDCIKMCPGQIILGNFDIDPRMCRAYITQIKRELSDDEVEVLKKGTLIYGCDICQEVCPHNKYIHTTNIDEFKENLIVNLNEEELRNISNKEFIRRYKDRAFAWRGKNVLLRNLEIMKNK; via the coding sequence ATGAAAGAGACCCTTAGAGAGTATTGTCTAAATTTAAATATTGATTCAGTTGGAATTGCGCCAATAGGGCCTTATGGAGAATTAAAAAAGATATTAATGGCTAGGGTTAATTCTAATCACTTAACTGGGCTTGAAGAACAGAATATAGAGCTTAGAATCGATCCTAAGTTAACAATGGCAGAAGCTAAATCTATTATAGTATGCTTATTCCCGTACTACATTTGTGAACAACTGGAATCAAATCTTTCAAAATACACTTATGGTAAAGATTATCATATTGTCATAAAGGAAAAGCTCGATAGTATAGGACAATTCCTTACTAACAAAATCGAAGGGTTTAAGTTTCAATCATATGTAGATACTGGACCTTTATCAGATAGATATTTAGCATATTTAGCTGGATTAGGATATTTCGGTATAAATAGTCACATAATTACTGATAAGTACGGATCTTATGTGTTTATTGGTTATATAATTAATAACTACTATTTTGAACCAGATAAGCCTATTGAAAAAACTTGTATTAAATGTTGTGACTGTATAAAAATGTGCCCAGGTCAAATTATATTAGGAAACTTTGATATAGATCCAAGAATGTGCAGAGCATATATTACACAAATAAAAAGGGAACTAAGTGATGATGAAGTAGAAGTTTTAAAAAAAGGTACATTGATATATGGGTGTGACATTTGTCAGGAGGTATGCCCTCATAACAAGTATATACATACTACAAATATAGATGAGTTCAAAGAGAATCTTATTGTTAATTTGAACGAAGAGGAGTTAAGAAATATATCAAATAAAGAGTTTATAAGAAGATATAAGGATAGGGCCTTTGCATGGAGAGGTAAAAACGTATTGCTTAGAAATTTAGAGATTATGAAAAACAAATAA
- a CDS encoding ECF transporter S component: protein MRNDTNKMVKLAVLSAVSLLLMFAIRIPFPPAPFLEYEPGDLPILVATFLYGPGAGLLITVVVSAIQAITVSIGSGWIGAVMHIISTGTMVIIAGTIYKRFHTFKGAIISLVAGIIGMVLIMIPLNLFFTTRFLGVPIEVVKSMIVPVIIPFNVFKGVANATLTVLVYKSVAKILRIETSPFSKGTKSISNKI from the coding sequence ATGAGAAATGATACAAACAAAATGGTTAAATTAGCTGTTTTATCAGCAGTTTCACTACTACTTATGTTCGCAATAAGAATTCCATTCCCACCAGCTCCATTTTTGGAATATGAACCAGGGGATTTACCTATTCTAGTTGCAACGTTTTTATATGGTCCTGGAGCAGGATTACTAATTACTGTAGTTGTATCTGCTATACAGGCTATTACAGTAAGTATTGGTAGCGGTTGGATTGGTGCAGTTATGCATATTATTTCAACTGGAACTATGGTTATTATAGCAGGAACTATTTATAAAAGATTTCATACTTTTAAGGGTGCAATTATTTCTTTAGTAGCAGGAATAATTGGTATGGTTTTAATAATGATTCCTCTAAATCTTTTCTTTACAACAAGGTTTTTAGGAGTACCTATAGAAGTTGTTAAGAGTATGATAGTACCAGTAATAATTCCTTTTAATGTATTTAAGGGAGTAGCCAATGCAACTTTGACAGTACTGGTATATAAATCAGTAGCAAAAATTTTAAGAATAGAAACTAGTCCCTTTTCAAAAGGTACAAAATCTATTTCAAACAAAATCTAA
- a CDS encoding DEAD/DEAH box helicase, which yields MIKDFNNLGISQEIVNKLNDNRINVPTPIQTEVIPYLMKGRDVIGQAQTGTGKTLAFVLPMIENIEANKSAIQGLIVTPTRELAIQITDEVKKLAPVKGLNILAAYGGQDVEKQIHKLKGDIHIVIGTPGRLLDHLRRNTISFGQLKFLVLDEADQMLHMGFLGEVEEIIAQTPKRRQTMLFSATMPDGIAKLASRYMENPQKVKVESEKITLSEIKQLIIETTDRGKQGALFEFIRENNPFLAIIFCRTRRRAGHLNELLLKEGFNSDELHGDLSQAKRERVMKSFRDAEIQYLVATDIAARGLDVEGVTHVINYDIPFDTESYIHRIGRTGRAGHSGVAVTFVTPKDKEDILAIEKGIKMTIKKHKTEQEKIKKNDRVPKQDKKPRTGKNEFKENDKDKKFKTNNKSKDKVPEKKKTIRSQKPKPKLEDKPIKKSSEGPKPKAASRPQNKKRK from the coding sequence ATGATTAAAGATTTTAATAATCTTGGCATTAGCCAGGAAATAGTAAACAAACTAAATGACAATAGGATAAACGTGCCTACTCCAATACAGACGGAGGTAATTCCATATTTAATGAAGGGTAGAGATGTTATTGGACAGGCTCAAACCGGAACAGGAAAAACACTAGCCTTTGTTTTGCCAATGATAGAAAATATCGAAGCAAATAAATCTGCTATACAAGGCTTAATAGTTACACCAACAAGAGAACTTGCTATACAAATTACTGATGAAGTTAAAAAGTTGGCACCAGTAAAGGGACTAAACATTTTGGCCGCTTATGGTGGACAAGATGTAGAAAAGCAAATACATAAGTTAAAGGGAGATATTCATATTGTTATAGGAACACCTGGTAGATTGCTGGATCATTTACGAAGAAATACTATAAGCTTTGGTCAACTAAAGTTTTTAGTTTTAGATGAGGCAGACCAGATGCTACATATGGGTTTTTTAGGGGAGGTTGAAGAAATAATAGCACAAACTCCAAAACGAAGACAAACTATGTTATTTTCTGCTACAATGCCTGATGGAATAGCAAAGTTGGCTTCAAGATATATGGAAAATCCACAAAAGGTAAAAGTAGAAAGTGAAAAAATAACTTTATCTGAAATAAAGCAGTTAATAATAGAAACAACTGATAGGGGTAAGCAAGGGGCTTTATTTGAATTTATAAGAGAAAATAATCCTTTCTTAGCTATCATTTTCTGTAGAACAAGACGAAGAGCAGGTCATTTAAATGAACTACTTCTTAAGGAAGGATTCAACTCCGATGAATTACATGGAGACTTATCCCAGGCTAAAAGAGAAAGGGTAATGAAATCCTTTAGAGATGCAGAGATACAATATCTTGTGGCAACAGATATTGCAGCAAGAGGGCTAGACGTTGAGGGTGTTACCCATGTTATAAATTATGACATTCCATTTGATACAGAAAGTTATATCCATAGAATCGGACGAACTGGAAGAGCAGGTCACTCTGGTGTAGCTGTAACTTTTGTTACACCTAAAGACAAAGAGGATATCTTAGCTATAGAAAAAGGAATAAAAATGACTATTAAGAAGCATAAAACTGAACAGGAAAAGATTAAGAAGAATGACAGGGTTCCAAAGCAAGATAAAAAACCTAGAACAGGTAAAAATGAGTTTAAAGAAAATGATAAAGATAAGAAATTTAAAACTAATAATAAAAGTAAAGATAAAGTACCAGAAAAGAAGAAAACCATTAGAAGTCAGAAACCAAAACCCAAGCTTGAGGATAAACCGATAAAGAAGAGTAGTGAAGGACCGAAACCTAAGGCTGCTAGTAGACCTCAAAATAAAAAGAGAAAATAA
- a CDS encoding peptidoglycan-binding protein has product MFLKKKGIITLLVVLLVATQVIGVFANDSFVTLRFGSRGSEVVRLQQSLKDKGYFRSNTTGYYGEITQNAVISFQRDNRLTVDGIAGRQTQTALYASPTTTTSQASATTVLKFGSRGNDVVRLQQALKDRGYFQGNTTGYYGELTQRAVINFQRDNKLVVDGIAGRQTQTALYSQTATAVSRGTTTARNFSSDDLYWLSRIINAEASGEPYQGQVAVGNVVLNRVSSKDFPNSVYGVIFEYYKNIPQFSPVAEGTIHNTPSPSSVRAAEEALRGSRPVGDATYFFNPDKAVGTWIVRNKTYVTRIGGHVFYR; this is encoded by the coding sequence ATGTTCTTAAAAAAGAAAGGTATTATTACCTTACTTGTAGTTCTTTTAGTAGCAACACAGGTAATAGGGGTTTTTGCTAACGACTCTTTCGTAACCTTAAGATTTGGAAGTAGAGGTAGTGAGGTTGTTAGGCTTCAACAATCACTTAAAGACAAAGGATATTTCCGTAGTAATACAACTGGATACTATGGAGAAATTACACAAAATGCAGTTATTAGTTTTCAAAGAGATAACAGACTTACTGTAGACGGTATTGCTGGAAGACAAACTCAAACTGCTCTCTATGCATCTCCAACTACTACAACATCCCAAGCTAGCGCAACAACAGTATTGAAATTTGGAAGTAGAGGTAATGATGTAGTAAGGCTTCAACAGGCACTTAAAGATAGAGGTTACTTCCAAGGGAACACAACTGGATACTATGGTGAGCTTACTCAGAGAGCTGTTATTAACTTTCAAAGGGATAATAAACTTGTTGTAGATGGTATTGCTGGAAGACAAACTCAAACTGCCCTTTATTCACAAACTGCTACAGCCGTGTCTAGGGGTACAACAACAGCTAGGAACTTTAGCTCTGATGATTTATATTGGTTATCAAGAATTATCAATGCTGAAGCCAGTGGTGAACCATATCAAGGTCAAGTGGCTGTAGGTAACGTTGTCCTAAATAGGGTTTCTTCTAAGGACTTTCCTAACTCAGTATATGGTGTAATATTTGAATACTACAAAAATATTCCACAGTTTAGCCCAGTTGCTGAGGGCACTATTCACAATACTCCATCACCTTCAAGTGTAAGGGCTGCAGAAGAAGCTTTAAGGGGATCTAGACCAGTAGGTGATGCAACTTACTTCTTTAACCCTGACAAAGCAGTAGGGACATGGATTGTTAGAAACAAAACTTATGTAACAAGAATCGGTGGACATGTTTTCTATAGATAG
- a CDS encoding CsxC family protein has protein sequence MSSHVRVDYYPKTKHRPESETKVSVVGETICKCPSTPINIQAITSGVVAKIPVVLAELTVSANISSTIKLPEYACEIKNSKKRVKVTQCLLLDDTGMLFIKGFIRKDIQYSTLTDSINGGFYGGLRHFTADVPFSCTTDVIFNGISPAPILVNTSSEFAYSIKQNLFGQEFGTKDKLLSSDKTEYNQISTEFFNDLPYCDLVSAHIVELDEALNTSFPQLNEKTFEERKFNIVEEKIVLDLKIKILQNRQVAIGSSGFKDGYK, from the coding sequence ATGTCTAGTCATGTAAGAGTAGACTACTATCCAAAGACAAAACATAGGCCAGAGAGTGAGACAAAAGTATCTGTAGTAGGAGAAACAATATGTAAATGTCCAAGTACTCCTATTAACATACAGGCTATAACCTCCGGTGTAGTGGCAAAAATTCCAGTTGTTTTAGCGGAACTGACTGTAAGTGCCAATATAAGTTCAACTATTAAATTGCCTGAGTATGCCTGTGAAATAAAAAATTCAAAGAAAAGAGTAAAAGTAACTCAATGTTTGCTATTAGATGATACGGGTATGTTATTTATAAAGGGCTTTATACGAAAAGACATTCAATATTCTACTCTTACAGATTCAATAAATGGAGGCTTTTATGGCGGTTTGAGACATTTTACGGCAGATGTACCATTTTCCTGTACTACAGATGTTATTTTTAACGGGATATCCCCAGCTCCAATTTTAGTAAATACTTCTAGTGAATTTGCATATTCAATCAAACAAAATCTATTTGGCCAAGAGTTTGGAACTAAAGATAAGTTACTGTCCAGTGATAAAACGGAGTATAATCAAATAAGCACAGAATTTTTCAACGATTTACCCTATTGTGATTTAGTAAGTGCTCATATAGTTGAACTAGATGAAGCATTAAATACTTCTTTTCCACAGTTGAATGAAAAAACTTTTGAAGAAAGGAAATTCAACATAGTTGAAGAAAAAATAGTTCTTGATTTAAAAATAAAGATTCTACAAAATCGACAGGTTGCTATTGGTTCTAGTGGGTTTAAGGATGGTTACAAATAA
- a CDS encoding CsxC family protein, translating into MSNRVVVDYYPKTKHTQKHAPKADSKVSVAGGTVDTCVSTPTNIAAITSGVVAKIPVVLAELTLRVNINSIIKLPEFAYEIKDIKKKVKVTQCFLVPQTGMLFIKGFIRKNIQYATRVGSTLQSFYGDIRHFTADIPFTCTTDVTFNGIPPAPIVNSTSNEFVYNMRQDVVGKDFGTKDKLLSSDLTEYNQVSTEFFNELPYCDLVSATIVELDEALNPTFPPFKEVPFEERMFERIEEKMVLDLTLKILQNRQVAIPRIIGAADYDC; encoded by the coding sequence ATGTCTAACAGAGTAGTAGTTGATTATTATCCAAAGACAAAGCACACTCAAAAGCATGCACCGAAGGCTGATTCTAAAGTAAGTGTGGCAGGCGGAACGGTTGATACTTGCGTGAGTACACCAACAAATATTGCTGCAATAACTTCGGGTGTTGTAGCTAAGATACCAGTTGTATTAGCAGAATTAACCTTAAGAGTTAACATTAATTCTATTATTAAACTTCCTGAGTTTGCATATGAAATTAAAGATATTAAGAAAAAAGTAAAAGTAACTCAATGCTTCCTAGTCCCACAAACAGGGATGTTATTCATAAAAGGTTTTATTAGAAAAAATATTCAATATGCAACAAGAGTAGGTTCAACACTGCAAAGCTTTTATGGTGATATTCGTCACTTTACAGCAGATATTCCATTTACTTGTACAACAGATGTTACTTTTAATGGTATTCCACCGGCACCTATTGTAAATAGTACTTCAAATGAATTTGTATATAATATGAGACAGGATGTAGTTGGTAAAGATTTTGGAACAAAAGATAAGCTTTTATCTAGCGACTTAACTGAATATAATCAAGTAAGTACTGAGTTCTTTAATGAATTGCCTTATTGCGATTTAGTAAGTGCAACAATTGTTGAGCTTGATGAAGCTTTAAATCCTACATTCCCTCCATTTAAAGAGGTACCTTTTGAGGAAAGAATGTTTGAAAGAATCGAAGAAAAAATGGTTCTTGATTTAACACTAAAAATACTTCAAAATCGTCAAGTGGCAATTCCACGAATTATTGGAGCTGCAGACTACGATTGCTAA
- a CDS encoding transposase produces MVLIAITLDEWVINMTLGKPKYRNLQQGNGGGTPVLKAIWDKFDFSLLLTQSGIVKRNGVPTWLIAFAYVVGLIANKNSVSRISDYATKDSLLQPMFRNLKMAQYTFSRFFTTDYNWGLFSFKRVQRLQQEEETAFTEGDVIVLDDTKVAHAHGKKIPFLCWLYDSSIKINIWCMNIVATTVVLKNGLKYPLFWRIWRKVENSDEKQTKIDLSKEMLMDIRRIYTGVLWVAMDRWFLCKDFFNWLTDHQYDWVTKAKRNTALYRKEIENITGRERFIPVKPSMLIKEVFSNFLLVVPKIK; encoded by the coding sequence ATGGTATTAATAGCCATTACTCTTGATGAATGGGTGATAAATATGACTCTTGGGAAACCGAAATATAGAAATTTACAACAAGGAAATGGGGGCGGAACGCCAGTTTTAAAAGCAATTTGGGATAAATTTGATTTTTCACTTCTGCTTACGCAATCGGGTATTGTAAAACGTAATGGTGTACCCACTTGGCTTATTGCTTTTGCTTATGTGGTAGGACTTATTGCTAATAAAAATTCTGTCTCACGTATTTCTGATTATGCTACTAAGGATAGCTTATTACAACCGATGTTTCGGAATCTTAAAATGGCTCAATATACCTTTAGCCGCTTTTTTACAACTGATTATAATTGGGGTTTATTTAGTTTTAAAAGAGTACAAAGACTACAACAAGAAGAAGAAACTGCATTTACTGAAGGAGATGTTATTGTACTTGATGATACAAAGGTGGCTCATGCCCATGGAAAGAAAATCCCTTTCCTTTGTTGGTTATATGATAGCTCCATTAAAATAAATATCTGGTGTATGAATATAGTTGCTACAACTGTTGTATTAAAGAACGGACTTAAATATCCATTGTTTTGGCGTATTTGGCGTAAGGTAGAAAATAGCGATGAAAAACAGACAAAAATAGATCTTTCAAAAGAAATGCTAATGGATATTCGCCGGATTTACACAGGGGTACTATGGGTTGCCATGGACCGCTGGTTTTTATGCAAAGACTTTTTTAATTGGCTCACAGATCATCAATATGATTGGGTTACTAAGGCAAAACGTAATACTGCACTTTATCGAAAAGAAATTGAGAATATTACAGGCCGAGAACGCTTTATCCCTGTAAAGCCTTCAATGCTTATTAAAGAAGTTTTTTCAAACTTCTTATTAGTGGTGCCAAAGATAAAGTAA
- a CDS encoding transposase: MMKDEFEKNKEVAATYRGAYLLISNRVDNPEEALDAYIKRWSIEVFFRTAKQELGLNSCHSTSESHHYAHIELIFTAETLLVYARWELNNKGAEEGFTHGEMVRNFFNATYRIVIKAQQCFQTIQVHFDTEVRQFARLIDKFWPKNLLLGWFTVQNSQYMESTA, from the coding sequence ATGATGAAGGATGAATTTGAGAAAAACAAAGAGGTTGCAGCTACATATCGTGGGGCTTACCTTTTGATTAGTAATAGGGTCGATAATCCTGAAGAAGCTTTAGATGCATATATTAAGCGTTGGAGCATTGAGGTTTTTTTTAGAACTGCAAAACAAGAACTGGGGTTGAATTCTTGCCACTCAACGTCGGAAAGTCATCATTACGCCCATATTGAGCTCATTTTTACAGCAGAAACTTTACTTGTCTATGCAAGATGGGAACTCAATAATAAAGGCGCTGAAGAAGGCTTCACCCACGGCGAAATGGTCCGAAACTTTTTCAACGCCACATACCGTATCGTTATAAAAGCACAGCAATGCTTTCAAACTATACAAGTACATTTTGACACAGAAGTTAGGCAATTTGCAAGACTTATTGATAAATTTTGGCCGAAGAATTTATTGTTAGGTTGGTTTACTGTGCAAAATTCCCAGTATATGGAGTCAACTGCATAA
- a CDS encoding DUF3842 family protein, which yields MKIAVIDGQGGGIGRSLIEKIKGKGDFKIIALGTNTLATGNMLKAGASNGATGENAIVFNSSRVDIIMGPIGIITANSMLGELTPKMAQAISESSAKKILIPFNKCNIYITGVTDESLQNHLESAVQKLLSF from the coding sequence ATGAAAATAGCTGTAATAGATGGACAAGGTGGAGGAATTGGTAGGTCTTTAATTGAAAAGATAAAGGGTAAGGGTGACTTTAAAATAATAGCTTTAGGAACAAATACATTAGCAACTGGTAATATGCTAAAAGCAGGAGCTTCCAATGGAGCAACTGGTGAGAATGCAATAGTGTTTAACTCTAGTAGAGTAGACATAATTATGGGGCCGATTGGAATAATAACAGCAAACTCTATGTTAGGTGAACTTACTCCTAAAATGGCTCAGGCAATATCAGAGAGTTCTGCTAAAAAAATACTCATTCCATTTAATAAATGCAATATATACATAACAGGTGTTACAGATGAAAGTCTTCAAAATCATCTAGAAAGTGCAGTCCAAAAACTACTTTCTTTCTAA
- a CDS encoding metal ABC transporter ATP-binding protein yields the protein MKNNVIELNNIVMGYGRKVILQDVSLNVQAGEFVSIFGENGAGKTTLFKGILQLLPILNGSIKVLDTDVTNNKNKTWLRTQIGYVPQTHNRGNFPISVFDAALLGRWGTSFSYFKKPNKEDKKITEEILEIVGLRHLLKEDCRKLSGGQTQKLNIARALVRNPKILLLDEPTTHLDLESQDNLDNTIKEIRTEYDLSILMISHNHVHARQVSDRVVHLNNGVIHQDLGVII from the coding sequence ATGAAAAATAATGTGATTGAATTAAATAACATTGTTATGGGTTATGGAAGAAAAGTCATTCTACAAGATGTAAGTCTTAATGTTCAGGCTGGAGAATTTGTATCAATATTTGGTGAAAATGGAGCCGGTAAAACCACGTTATTTAAAGGGATATTACAACTACTCCCTATTCTAAATGGTAGTATTAAGGTGTTAGATACAGATGTAACGAATAATAAGAATAAAACCTGGCTTAGAACACAAATTGGTTATGTACCACAAACTCATAACCGAGGTAATTTTCCAATCTCCGTATTTGACGCTGCCCTATTAGGAAGATGGGGTACTTCTTTCTCGTATTTTAAAAAACCTAATAAAGAAGACAAAAAAATTACTGAAGAAATTTTAGAAATAGTTGGATTACGTCATCTGCTTAAGGAAGATTGTAGAAAGTTATCTGGGGGACAAACCCAAAAACTTAACATAGCTAGAGCATTGGTTAGAAACCCTAAAATACTACTATTAGATGAGCCTACTACTCACCTAGACTTAGAATCTCAAGACAATTTAGACAACACTATAAAGGAGATTAGAACTGAATATGACCTTTCAATTCTTATGATTAGCCATAACCATGTTCATGCCCGTCAAGTAAGTGATCGAGTTGTTCATTTAAATAATGGAGTAATTCATCAGGACCTTGGGGTGATCATATGA
- a CDS encoding metal ABC transporter permease → MSIYEFLQYPIFQRALFAAIIAGSTLSLLGIVIVIFNITTIRFALMHFGLLGGAIGLALGTNPLTIAILCIAIGSLLFGPLSDKFKLDTGLIGAFFMTGSIAFAFLLFYKAGVPALEVFSLFTGSILTLTNNDIVFVSILGIVIVFTYIIFSKEIQLVFYDEEQAEWLGVPAKRIRNCLLFLTGLSIGVAMKIVGALLIDSLILLSAMAAIRIAKNFKQLILLTSLFGLFTTTGGLLFSMLFDFPTGATITLTGVTVLLASIIIKK, encoded by the coding sequence ATGAGTATTTATGAGTTTTTACAATATCCAATTTTTCAAAGAGCACTTTTTGCGGCTATTATTGCAGGGAGTACCCTTTCACTTTTAGGTATAGTTATCGTTATTTTCAATATAACTACAATACGCTTTGCATTAATGCACTTTGGTTTATTAGGCGGGGCTATTGGTTTAGCCTTGGGTACGAACCCCTTAACTATTGCAATCCTATGTATAGCTATTGGTTCACTCTTGTTTGGTCCTTTATCCGATAAATTCAAATTAGATACTGGGTTAATTGGGGCTTTTTTTATGACTGGGAGTATCGCTTTTGCCTTCCTATTATTTTATAAAGCTGGAGTTCCTGCCCTAGAAGTATTTAGTTTATTTACGGGCAGCATACTGACTTTAACTAATAACGACATAGTATTTGTGAGTATACTCGGAATAGTTATAGTTTTTACATATATTATATTCTCTAAAGAGATTCAATTAGTCTTTTATGATGAAGAGCAAGCAGAATGGCTAGGTGTACCTGCTAAAAGGATTCGTAATTGCCTCTTATTTTTAACTGGATTATCTATTGGTGTAGCAATGAAAATCGTTGGTGCCTTACTTATAGACTCTTTAATTCTTTTATCTGCTATGGCTGCTATACGAATTGCTAAAAATTTCAAACAACTTATATTACTTACATCTCTATTTGGACTATTTACGACAACTGGTGGTCTTCTATTTTCAATGCTCTTTGACTTTCCAACAGGAGCAACGATCACATTAACAGGTGTAACAGTTCTATTAGCTAGTATTATTATAAAAAAATAA